The following is a genomic window from Parabacteroides johnsonii DSM 18315.
AGTCCTTTTCATCGAAAAGCACTAAAGGTTCACCTTTATAATTATCGTACTTTTTCAGGCGGACATATCCGACACGTCCTCCCTTATTAGCCAAACGGACTTCAACCAGCTCGTTTTCCAAGACAGTGGAACCCTCCTCTCCAACCATTGCATCGGCGAAAACACCAAACGTGTTCTGTAAACGGGCAAGCCGTACGGAATCGGGCAAGCCAGCCAGTTCGTCGTCCGCTTTTGCTTCTCTATTCAACTCTTTCTGCTGTTCCAGCTGCTTTGCGTATTCTATCTGGGCGATCGAATCCTGCATCCGGCGCTGTGCTTCTATCTGTTCCGGTGTAGGCTGGTTCAACCAAGTAAATACAATTAAGACAACTCCAATAAGCAGGAAACCTATTATCGTGTTTTTATCCATCTATAATTTTTATTTTTTATTTTCAACTGCAGCTTTTACAAAGCTAACGAAAAGAGGATTAGGATTAACGACCGTGCTGTTATATTCCGGATGGAACTGAACACCCACAAACCATTTCAATGCAGGAATCTCTACCACTTCAACCAAGTTCGATTCCGGATTTTCACCTACGCACATCATGCCGGCAGCTTCGAACTTATCGCGATATTCGCTGTTGAACTCGAAACGATGGCGATGACGTTCCTGGATGTGTGTCTGTCCATACGCTTCATAAGCCTTAGACCCCTCCTTCAAGATACAGTCGTATGCCCCCAGACGCATAGAACCACCCATATTGGTTACGTTTTTCTGCTCTTCCATCAGGTCGATCACTTTATATGGGGTATTGGGTTCCATTTCCGTCGAGTTGGCTTCCGTCAGCCCCATTACGTTGCGGGCAAATTCGATCACCATGCACTGCATACCCAAACAGATACCCAGGCAAGGGACATCGTTTTCACGAGCATATTTCAATGCGGCAAATTTCCCTTCAATACCACGCTGCCCGAATCCCGGAGCGATCAGGATTCCATCCATATCTTTCAACAATTCGGCTGCATTGCCGTCATTCAGTTTTTCGGAATGGAACAAATGCAAATCCAGCTTACGATCATTATAAATAGCAGCCTGCAGCAGAGATTCGTCGATTGACTTATAAGCATCCTGTAGTTCGACATATTTACCGACCAAGCCGATCTTTACTGTTTCAGTAGCATCCACCTTACGTTGCAAGAACTGATGCCAAGGCTTCATCTCAGGTGTCGGTCCGACTTCCAGCCCGACTTTACGCAGGATCACTTCGTCCATCTTCTGACGCTGCAATACCAACGGAACTTCGTAAATCGTCGGAACGTCGACTGACTGTATAACGGCATCCTGCGCTACATTACAGAAGAGAGCCACTTTACTTAACAAATTGGCACTCAACTCATGCTCGGTACGCAATACCAGAACATCCGGCTGAATCCCCAACTCCTGCAGTTGTTTTACGGAATGCTGTGTCGGTTTGGTCTTGTATTCTTTTGCAGCCGCGATATAAGGCACATAAGTAAGATGTACACATATACAATTCTTTCCCAGTTCCCATTTCAACTGACGCACGCTTTCGATAAATGGAAGAGATTCGATATCACCGACCGTACCGCCGATTTCAGTGATCACGAAATCAAATTTGTATTTATTTCCCAGCAATTTCACATTGCGCTTGATCTCGTCCGTGATATGAGGCACCACCTGCACAGTCTTTCCCAGGTAATCCCCTTTACGCTCTTTGCTAATAACGCTCTGATAGATGCGCCCTGTAGTGATGTTATTTGCGCGGGTTGTCTGAACATTCAGAAAACGCTCGTAGTGTCCGAGGTCCAAATCCGCTTCATGTCCGTCTACGGTAACATAGCATTCCCCATGTTCGTACGGGTTCAGCGTACCCGGATCGATATTGATATAGGGATCAAATTTCTGAATGGTAACCTTGTAACCTCTTGCCTGAAGTAGTTTACCCAATGATGCGGCAATAATTCCCTTACCTAATGAAGAGACCACGCCGCCCGTAACGAAGATGTACTTTGTATCTGCCACGATAGTAATATTTTAATTATCTTTTAATTGCACACTCGCATTTCAAAACTGCAAAGTTACATAATTTCATTCATATAACAAGGGGGAGAGAAAAAACATCTTTTGTCTTTTTGACAGCAAAAGGAGGTAAATTCTCTCCATATAGATATGTGAAAAAATATTACCCGCTATAGTAATTCCATTTTCATGGGGTAGAAAATAGTTTTTCACTGTAGGGCAGTAACATTTTGTCAATCGAAAAGGAGACGGGTATTCTTCATTTTTCTTTCCAGTCCAAAGAAAAAAGTGTATCTTCGTTGTTATATATAAAGAAAGAATAAAATAGACATAAGATGAAAAGTTTAAATGGATCAGTCCTGCGCTGCATATTTGCAATCGTATTGGGACTTGTATTGGTTCTTTGGCCGGAAGCGGCCGTTACTTATTTGGTAATAACAATCGGGATTTGTTTTATCATACCGGGATTATTCTCGCTCTTGAATTATTTCACCCGCGAAAAAGTAGAAGGAGAGCCAAGCCCGATGTTTCCGATCGACGGAGCGGGCAGTATCCTGTTCGGAGCATGGTTAGTGATCATGCCGCAGTTTTTCGTTAGCATACTAATGTATATTTTAGGAGCTTTACTGGTTCTTGCAGGTGCACAACAACTGATTTCGCTGGTTTCCGCCCGCAAATGGAGTACCGTACCCTATGGTTTTTACATCCTACCGTCCCTGATTTTGATAACAGGAGTTATGATCCTCGCCTACCCGTTCGGAGCAGCCGCCAACACATTTGTGATTTTCGGAGTCGCTTGCCTGGTCTATGGTATTTCCGAACTGATCAACTGGTATAAGTTCAGTAAAAGATAAAAGAAAACGGAGTACCGCCCGTTTCAGGACTTACGGTACTCCATCGGAGAAATCCCCATATGTTTCTTAAAGAATTTTCCAAAAGTCGACTGGTCGGAAAAATGAAGTATATCCGCCACCTGCTGGACAGTTGCCTGAGGAGCTTTCAAAAGAATTTTCGCCTCGACGATCAGGGCATCGTCTATCCACTTATTAGCAGATTTACCTGTCAATTCCTTCAGTATCAATGATAGATACTGCGGTGTGATAAACAACTTTTCAGCATAGAAAGTAACTACATGCTGTTCCTTGCAATGTTCAAACAACAATTGCAGAAACTGTTCGAACAATTCTTCCTTGCGGGAAAGAGTCGGCCGGATCAAACGGTCTTTCTTGCTTAACATTATATTTCCCAACTCCAGCAGGAAGCCGATAAAGGCGTTCTGCACCAGTTCTTTCTGATAAAAATGAGTACGTTCCCTCATCTTATCCCGTATAATCTGCATATTTCCGGCCAGTTTTACTGCTTCTTCCGGTTCCAGCTCCGTGCAAGGATTCTTCCGAACCTCCATATAGTTAGCGATTGCCTGAGTCCGGTTACCCCCACCAGGATTACAATCGTCCAGAAACTCTTTGGATGCAATCAGCAAGCGACCTTTAAAATCTTTACTGATTTTGTCAAGCTGGAGAGCATGCGTAGGCATGATCGTTATAAAACTATTCGGTTTGACAGTGTAAGAAACATAATCCAGATGGATTTCAAGCGTCCCTTCAAAAGTCAGCACCATCAAAAGTGCGTTCAACCGCATCGGAGCAAAACGCTCAGGCGAGTCGGGATCTCCGATATCCATACCTCCGTCCAGATCCGCAATCGAAAAAATATCCTGAAAACTATCACGGAAAATAATACTCTTATTCAACTCCGCCAATTCTATTAAAGGAAGTTTTTCCATCTTTACATATTTACTAATCGTGTACTTGCAAAGGTAAACATTTTTTCAACAAACAGAAATATGTTTCATTTTTTACCAATGAATAACGGTTTTTTAGGAATAAAGAAGGCTTCATTTATTCGTTTTCGACTAATTCCGTAACAGAATAAACCTTTTTAGTTTTCCAAATTAGACAGACCTTTGCAACATCTGATCGTATAAAAAGTAATCATTAAAATCGATGATCATAAAAGAACAAATAATGTTAACGGCATTCGACTTATTTTCGGAACACGGGATCAAGAATGTCAGTATGGATGATATCGCTCATAACGCGAGTATATCCAAACGGACTCTTTATGAACTTTTCGAAGATAAGGAGACTCTACTAACAGAATGTATAAACCTGAGTTATACCAAAATGAAGCTATCCATGAAGCAACTTGAATCCGAGCCGATAACAGCTCTTGAAATTGCCTTGCTTTTTTATGAAGAGCTTATGAGGCGACCTCGCTGGTTTAACCGGAAGTTCTATGATGATCTGAAACGTTATCCGAAAGCATTGCAAAAAACAGAAGAAGAAAAATCCCGATTTTTGAAAAAATGTATAAAACTACTGTCAAGAGGGGCAAAAGAAGGTGTTTTTCAACCGAATATTAACTTCGAAATTGTAGCTTTGCTGGCGAAAGAGCAGGCGAAGATGATCCGTCCGTCCAAAGCCCTCTCCAACCATTCCGTGGCCGAAGTGTTCAATACGATTCTTTATACCTTCCTCCGGGGAATCTCTACTGAAAAAGGTATTGCCATTTTAGACCGTTATTTATTGAAATATACACAGAAGCAATTAGATTGAACAAACGATTTTATTAAAAATCAAATTTACTTATTCTAAATGAGACAAATCTTAATTACTAAAAAGATGATGTGGGTAGTGATAATGTTACTCCCCTCTCTGGCCTTTACCTCCGCAAAAGCTCAGGACACACTCGTTCTCGATATAGGAAAAGCTCTTGAGATCGCGCTGAGCGAAAACCCTACTGTAAAAGTGGCTAATAAGGAAATCCAGAAGAAAAAATATGCACAGAAAGGTTCATATGCCGCTCTATTTCCCCAAGTCAGTTTTGCAGCCGACTACAACCGGACCTTGAAAAAACAAGTGATGTATATGGACGGCTTCGACATGGGAAGTACCGAAATACCAGGCATGGAAGACATGCCGAATATGGATGAAGGGATTGAAGTGGGACGTGATAATAACTGGAACCTCGGTTTCAACGCCTCGATGCCGATTGTCAACGCTGCTCTTTGGAAAAGCCTGAGTATCTCGGCTGTCGATGTGGAATTGGCAATCGAACAGGCACGTTCTTCCAAAATTGCGATGGTCAACCAGGTAAAGAAAGGGTATTACGGCGTGCTTCTTGCTAACGATTCATACCGCGTATTTAAGGAAAGCTATGACAACGCGATGGAAAATTACCTGGATATCAAGCGTAAGTTTGAACAGGGAACTGTCGCCGAATATGACCTGATACGCGCCAATGTTACCGTAAAGAATAGCGAGCCCAATATGTTGCAGGCAGAAAACGCACTGGTTCTCGCCAAATGGCAATTAAAAGCTTTATTAGGCATAGACCTGGACATAAACATCGAATGTGAAGGACAATTGACCGATTTTGAAAAAGATTTATTCGGCGATTTTCTTTCGACAGACACGACATTGGCTAATAATACAGATTTGAAACAAATGGATTTACAAGCCAAGCAACTGGAAAAGACACTGACCATGCAAAAGTTCGATTATTTGCCGACGCTGTCGCTCACCGGTTTGTATCAGTGGACAGCCATGAACAACGACTTCAAGTTCAAAGACTATATGTGGAACCCCTACTCTATGGTCGGTGTCTCACTTTCCATTCCGATCTTCTCCGGCGGTAGTAAGTTCTATAAGATCAAACAAACAAGAAATTCGATCGAACAATTGAGCCTGCAAAGAGAGGATACACAGCGAAACCTGCAACTGGCAATCAAGCAATATATAGATAATATGAATACCTGCGTCAAACGCTTCGACGCCTCACAGAAGGGAGTGGAACAAGCCGAACGGGGGTATATGATCTCACAGAAACGCTATGACACAGGTGCCGGGACTCTGCTCGAGATGAACGATTCGGAATTAGCGTTGACACAGGCCAAACTGAATTTCAACCAGGCTATTTACGATTATATGGTAGCAAAGGCTGACCTGGAAAAGGTGTTAGGCCAGCAAGAATTTTAAGGAATAAAAAGTAGACATTGAATAAAAATATCACAAAATGGAAACAAATAAAAGACAACACTTCATATCACTCCTCATTCTACCTTTACTGTTATCCTGTTCAGGCGAAAAGAAAGATTCGACACAAACAGAAACTGTCAGCAACAAAGCTATTGTGAGAGTAGAGACTGTATCTGCACAAGACGTAGAGCAGATCAGTGAATTTACAGCAACAGTCGAGGCCAACATCTCGAATAACATCGCCCCGCAAACCCCGGTACGCATAGAGAAGTTGTTTGCAGAAGTCGGCGATCATGTAAAAGCAGGCCAACTCCTGGTCAAGATGGATGAGACCAACCTCAAACAGACCAAAATACAATTGGACAACCAGGAGCTGGAGTTCAAACGTATCGACGAACTGTACAAAGTAGGCGGTGCTTCCAAATCAGCCTGGGATGCACAGAAAACACAGTTGGACATAAGCCGTGCGACCTACAAGAATTTACAAGAAAACACACAGTTACTGAGTCCGATCACCGGTATCGTCACCGCCCGCAATTATGATAGCGGAGATATGTATAGCGGAGGCTTGCCTATCTTCACCGTTGAACAGATCCGTCCGGTCAAACTGCTGATCAACGTATCCGAAAGCCTCTTCACAAAAGTAAAAAAGGGGAAAGATGTCGACATCCGGTTGGATGTATACGGAGACGAAGTATTCAAAGGGAAAGTCAGCCTGGTTTACCCGACTATCGATCCGAATACACGCACATTCCCTGTCGAAATCAAAATCGACAACAATGACGAGCGTGTCCGTCCGGGAATGTTCGCCCGCGTGACGATCGGTTTCGGGACACAAAACCATGTGGTCGCTCCGGATCTCGCCATCGTAAAACAGTCCGGTGCAGGAGACCGCTATATATATGTATACAAAGACGGTAAAGTTTCCTACGAGAAAGTAGAGTTAGGACGCCGTATGGGGAATAAATATGAAGTCATTTCGGGGGTAAACAGCGGCGACCAGGTAGTAGTATCCGGTCAAAGCCGACTGAATAACGGAATGGAAGTAGAAATCGAAAAGTAAGAGACAAACACTATGAGCTTATATGCAACAGCGGTAAAAAAGCCGGTTACGACTGCCCTTGTCTTTGTGGCAATCGTGATCTTCGGTCTTTTTTCATTAACCAGATTATCAGTAGACTTGCTGCCGGAGATCGAGACAAACACGATCATGGTCATGACCTCCTATGCCGGCGCCAGTGCTGCGGATATCGAAATGAACGTCTCCAAACCACTGGAGAACGTATTGAACAGCGTCAGCGACCTGAAACACATCACGTCACAGTCGCGTGAAAACATCTCGATCATCACACTCGAATTCGACTATGGTACGGATATCGACGTGGCAACCAATGACGTGCGTGACAAACTGGACGTTGCCGAGCCAATGCTACCGGATGATGTGGATAATCCTATTATCTTCAAATTCGGAACGAACGATATTCCGATTATCATCCTGTCGGTTACGGCGGAAGAGAGTACAAACGCCCTATACAAGATTCTGGACGACAAGGTATCGAACCCACTTGCACGCATCAGTGGTGTAGGAGCGGTTTCCATTTCCGGTACGCCGACACGTGAAATACAAGTCTATTGCGATCCGTACAAACTGGAAGCATACGGAGTTTCAATCGAAGGAATATCCGCAATTATCGCACAGGAGAACCGGAACACCCCGGGCGGTAGCGTGGATATCGGTTCCAACGCTTATGCGCTCCGCGTACAAGGTGAATTTACGGATGCACATCAAATGGACGATCTTGTAATCGGTCATAAGGATAATAAAACGATCTACCTACGTGATGTCGCCCGCATTGAAGACAGCATCGAAGAGCGTGCCCAGGAGACTTACAATAACGGAAAAAAAGGCGGTATGATCGTTATCCAAAAACAATCAGGGGCCAACTCGGTGAACATAGCCAAAAAGGTTCACCAGAAACTGCCGGAAATCCAGAAAAGTCTCCCTTCGGATGTCAAGTTGGGGGTCATCATGGATACTTCCACTAATATCTTGAATACGATCGACAGCCTGAAAGAAACCATTTTCATCACCTTCGTTATCGTTATGTTAGTGGTGTTCGTGTTCCTCGGACGATGGAGAGCAACGTTTATCATTATCCTGACCATTCCGATCTCACTGATAGCTTCATTCGCTTACTTGCTTGCCTCCGGCAATACACTGAATATTATCTCGCTAAGTTCACTCTCCATTGCTATCGGTATGGTTGTGGATGATGCGATCGTGGTGCTGGAAAACATTACAACTCATATTGAAAGAGGTAGTGCCCCGAAACAGGCGGCCGTACATGCGACAAACGAAGTGGCTATTTCCGTAATCGCCTCAACCCTGACCATGTTGGCTGTATTCCTGCCCCTGACGATGGTGACGGGTATGGCGGGTATCCTGTTCAAACAGTTAGGTTGGATCGTTAGTATCATCATGATTGTTTCAACGGTCGGAGCTTTGACACTGACTCCGATGTTGAGTTCGCAACTACTCAAGCAAAATCCTAAAAAAGGCCGCTTGTACACCTTGTTCTTCACGCCGATCGAAAAGGCATTGGATGCGCTGGATCGTGGCTATTCCAATTTCCTTTATTGGGCGGTACGCCATCGGAAAACGGTTATATTCGGCGCAACTTTGATCTTTGCGGGAAGTATGTTATTAGTTCCGACTATCAAGACGGAATTTTTCCCGACTCAGGATAATGCGCAGATCAGTGTTCACATTGAGTTGCCGGTCGGAACCCGCCAGGACATCACCCGTAAACTGGCGCTTGAAATCGACGAACTGTTTCGACAGAAATATCCGGAAATAAAAACCAGCAACTTTACCGAGGGACAAGCCGATTCCGATAATACCTGGGCTCAATTGAGCAATAACGGGACACATATTATCGATTATTACATCAATATGTCAAGTGTCGGCGATCGTGAACGCGGTATGGTTGAAATCTGTGAAGAGATGCGTAAGGATTTAGCTAAATACCCGGAGATCAAAACCTTTAAGGTTATCGAAGGTGGACAGGAAGAAGGCATGGGCGGACAAAACGCTGTCGACGTCGAGATTTATGGTTTCGACTTCGGCCGGACCGATGCCGTAGCCGCCGAGCTGGCCGAAAGGATGCGTAAGGTAAAAGGTTGTTCACAGGTCAACATCAGCCGTGAGGATTACATACCCGAATATCAAGTTGATTTCGACCGGGAAAAACTGGCGATCAACGGATTGAATATCACAACGGCTGCTATGGCTTTGCGTAACCGCATCAACGGCTCTACCGCCTCCAAATATCGCGAAGACGGTGACGAGTATGATATAAAAGTACGCTACGCCCCTGAATTCCGCCAGTCGGTTGAAGACATCGAGAATATCCTGGTGTATAATAGTGCCGGTCAGGGAATCCGTATCCGCGACCTGGGTAAAGTAGTAGAACGAATGACACCTCCGACCATTGAACGCAAAGACCGCGAACGCGTTATTACCGTATCGGCAGTAGTCGGAAAAGGTGCAGCCATGAGCGATATCGTAACAGCCGCCCGGAATCAATTGAAGGAGATGGATATACCTTCGGATGTCAGCTGGCAGTTAGGAGGAACGTACGAAGACCAGATGGACACCTTCTTCGACCTGACAATCCTGATGATCCTGATCATCATTTTGGTATTTATCGTAATGGCCGCTCAGTTCGAATCACTGACAGACCCGTTCGTAATCATGTTCTCCATCCCCTTCGCCTTCACCGGCATAATCTTAGGGCTGGCAATCACGCAGACTCCATTGGGCGTTATGGCATTGATCGGCCTGATTATGCTGATGGGTATCGTTGTTAAAAACGGTATCGTACTGATCGACTACACGATCCTTTGCAGGGAAAGAGGAATGGGAATCCTGACCGCAGTAGTGACAGCCGGAAAATCCCGCCTTCGCCCGGTATTGATGACCACCCTGACGACCGTATTGGGTATGATCCCGATGGCAGTCGGAACAGGCGAAGGTTCGGAAA
Proteins encoded in this region:
- a CDS encoding CTP synthase — its product is MADTKYIFVTGGVVSSLGKGIIAASLGKLLQARGYKVTIQKFDPYINIDPGTLNPYEHGECYVTVDGHEADLDLGHYERFLNVQTTRANNITTGRIYQSVISKERKGDYLGKTVQVVPHITDEIKRNVKLLGNKYKFDFVITEIGGTVGDIESLPFIESVRQLKWELGKNCICVHLTYVPYIAAAKEYKTKPTQHSVKQLQELGIQPDVLVLRTEHELSANLLSKVALFCNVAQDAVIQSVDVPTIYEVPLVLQRQKMDEVILRKVGLEVGPTPEMKPWHQFLQRKVDATETVKIGLVGKYVELQDAYKSIDESLLQAAIYNDRKLDLHLFHSEKLNDGNAAELLKDMDGILIAPGFGQRGIEGKFAALKYARENDVPCLGICLGMQCMVIEFARNVMGLTEANSTEMEPNTPYKVIDLMEEQKNVTNMGGSMRLGAYDCILKEGSKAYEAYGQTHIQERHRHRFEFNSEYRDKFEAAGMMCVGENPESNLVEVVEIPALKWFVGVQFHPEYNSTVVNPNPLFVSFVKAAVENKK
- a CDS encoding HdeD family acid-resistance protein — encoded protein: MKSLNGSVLRCIFAIVLGLVLVLWPEAAVTYLVITIGICFIIPGLFSLLNYFTREKVEGEPSPMFPIDGAGSILFGAWLVIMPQFFVSILMYILGALLVLAGAQQLISLVSARKWSTVPYGFYILPSLILITGVMILAYPFGAAANTFVIFGVACLVYGISELINWYKFSKR
- a CDS encoding helix-turn-helix domain-containing protein; translated protein: MEKLPLIELAELNKSIIFRDSFQDIFSIADLDGGMDIGDPDSPERFAPMRLNALLMVLTFEGTLEIHLDYVSYTVKPNSFITIMPTHALQLDKISKDFKGRLLIASKEFLDDCNPGGGNRTQAIANYMEVRKNPCTELEPEEAVKLAGNMQIIRDKMRERTHFYQKELVQNAFIGFLLELGNIMLSKKDRLIRPTLSRKEELFEQFLQLLFEHCKEQHVVTFYAEKLFITPQYLSLILKELTGKSANKWIDDALIVEAKILLKAPQATVQQVADILHFSDQSTFGKFFKKHMGISPMEYRKS
- a CDS encoding TetR/AcrR family transcriptional regulator encodes the protein MIIKEQIMLTAFDLFSEHGIKNVSMDDIAHNASISKRTLYELFEDKETLLTECINLSYTKMKLSMKQLESEPITALEIALLFYEELMRRPRWFNRKFYDDLKRYPKALQKTEEEKSRFLKKCIKLLSRGAKEGVFQPNINFEIVALLAKEQAKMIRPSKALSNHSVAEVFNTILYTFLRGISTEKGIAILDRYLLKYTQKQLD
- a CDS encoding TolC family protein; the protein is MRQILITKKMMWVVIMLLPSLAFTSAKAQDTLVLDIGKALEIALSENPTVKVANKEIQKKKYAQKGSYAALFPQVSFAADYNRTLKKQVMYMDGFDMGSTEIPGMEDMPNMDEGIEVGRDNNWNLGFNASMPIVNAALWKSLSISAVDVELAIEQARSSKIAMVNQVKKGYYGVLLANDSYRVFKESYDNAMENYLDIKRKFEQGTVAEYDLIRANVTVKNSEPNMLQAENALVLAKWQLKALLGIDLDINIECEGQLTDFEKDLFGDFLSTDTTLANNTDLKQMDLQAKQLEKTLTMQKFDYLPTLSLTGLYQWTAMNNDFKFKDYMWNPYSMVGVSLSIPIFSGGSKFYKIKQTRNSIEQLSLQREDTQRNLQLAIKQYIDNMNTCVKRFDASQKGVEQAERGYMISQKRYDTGAGTLLEMNDSELALTQAKLNFNQAIYDYMVAKADLEKVLGQQEF
- a CDS encoding efflux RND transporter periplasmic adaptor subunit; the encoded protein is METNKRQHFISLLILPLLLSCSGEKKDSTQTETVSNKAIVRVETVSAQDVEQISEFTATVEANISNNIAPQTPVRIEKLFAEVGDHVKAGQLLVKMDETNLKQTKIQLDNQELEFKRIDELYKVGGASKSAWDAQKTQLDISRATYKNLQENTQLLSPITGIVTARNYDSGDMYSGGLPIFTVEQIRPVKLLINVSESLFTKVKKGKDVDIRLDVYGDEVFKGKVSLVYPTIDPNTRTFPVEIKIDNNDERVRPGMFARVTIGFGTQNHVVAPDLAIVKQSGAGDRYIYVYKDGKVSYEKVELGRRMGNKYEVISGVNSGDQVVVSGQSRLNNGMEVEIEK
- a CDS encoding efflux RND transporter permease subunit → MSLYATAVKKPVTTALVFVAIVIFGLFSLTRLSVDLLPEIETNTIMVMTSYAGASAADIEMNVSKPLENVLNSVSDLKHITSQSRENISIITLEFDYGTDIDVATNDVRDKLDVAEPMLPDDVDNPIIFKFGTNDIPIIILSVTAEESTNALYKILDDKVSNPLARISGVGAVSISGTPTREIQVYCDPYKLEAYGVSIEGISAIIAQENRNTPGGSVDIGSNAYALRVQGEFTDAHQMDDLVIGHKDNKTIYLRDVARIEDSIEERAQETYNNGKKGGMIVIQKQSGANSVNIAKKVHQKLPEIQKSLPSDVKLGVIMDTSTNILNTIDSLKETIFITFVIVMLVVFVFLGRWRATFIIILTIPISLIASFAYLLASGNTLNIISLSSLSIAIGMVVDDAIVVLENITTHIERGSAPKQAAVHATNEVAISVIASTLTMLAVFLPLTMVTGMAGILFKQLGWIVSIIMIVSTVGALTLTPMLSSQLLKQNPKKGRLYTLFFTPIEKALDALDRGYSNFLYWAVRHRKTVIFGATLIFAGSMLLVPTIKTEFFPTQDNAQISVHIELPVGTRQDITRKLALEIDELFRQKYPEIKTSNFTEGQADSDNTWAQLSNNGTHIIDYYINMSSVGDRERGMVEICEEMRKDLAKYPEIKTFKVIEGGQEEGMGGQNAVDVEIYGFDFGRTDAVAAELAERMRKVKGCSQVNISREDYIPEYQVDFDREKLAINGLNITTAAMALRNRINGSTASKYREDGDEYDIKVRYAPEFRQSVEDIENILVYNSAGQGIRIRDLGKVVERMTPPTIERKDRERVITVSAVVGKGAAMSDIVTAARNQLKEMDIPSDVSWQLGGTYEDQMDTFFDLTILMILIIILVFIVMAAQFESLTDPFVIMFSIPFAFTGIILGLAITQTPLGVMALIGLIMLMGIVVKNGIVLIDYTILCRERGMGILTAVVTAGKSRLRPVLMTTLTTVLGMIPMAVGTGEGSEMWRSMGMTVAWGLSVSTLITLVIVPVVYCVFAGNGVRRRHRKMARNGISSKKE